From a single Brassica oleracea var. oleracea cultivar TO1000 chromosome C5, BOL, whole genome shotgun sequence genomic region:
- the LOC106295821 gene encoding probable rhamnogalacturonate lyase B, which produces MIQTHRSTIVCISRKLQDKSADFIMFKLSSHVYQLVATIGYRRHLLKQGGWIISLIMFLSLFEIAISQNQSSDPESTQVLQLHYQDGHVVVDNGILQLTLSNPEGFVTGIRYNGIENVLAYTGNEHDRGYWDLVWNFPGKKVKKSKGTLDRIEATKMEVITQSDEKIELSFSRTWNASSTTALPVNIDKRFVVLRNSSGFYSYAIFERLKGWPAVELDNIRLVFKLNQDKFHYMAISDERQGNMPVPEDRIPPRGKPLAYPEAVQLLDPIEPEFKGEVDDKYEYSMESKDIKVHGWISTNDSVGFWQITPSNEFRSAGPLKQFLGSHVGPTNLAVFHSTHYVGAELIMSFEEGEVWKKVFGPVFIYLNSFPKGVDPLLLWTQAKNQTKIEEEKWPYNFTASSDYPSSDQRGSVTGRLLVRDRYIRSEDIPANGSYVGLAAPGDVGSWQREYKGYQFWSKADEKGYFSINNVRTGRYNLYAFVPGFIGDYHNQTVFDISPGTNISLGDLVYEPPRDGVTLWEIGVPDRTAAEFYIPDPNPTFTNKLYLNRSDKYRQYGLWERYAELYPHEDMVYNVDVDDYSKNWFYMQVTRKQADGGYNGTTWQIKFQLDDKMKNFTGNFKLRIALATSNVAELQVRVNDVSKDPPLFTTGEIGKDNTIARHGIHGLYWVYSVNVPAPSLRNGNNTIYLTQPLAISPFQGLMYDYIRLECPDSISHLT; this is translated from the exons ATGATCCAGACTCACAGATCAACTATTGTCTG CATTTCGAGAAAGCTCCAAGACAAATCCGCTGATTTTATCATGTTTAAGTTGTCTTCACATGTTTACCAGCTCGTGGCGACCATAG GTTACCGGAGACACTTATTGAAACAGGGAGGATGGATCATTTCTTTGATCATGTTCTTGTCTTTGTTTGAAATTGCAATCTCCCAAAACCAAAGTTCTGATCCAGAATCAACACAAGTCTTGCAGTTACATTACCAAGATGGACAT GTGGTGGTGGACAATGGCATTTTACAATTAACTTTGTCAAATCCTGAGGGATTTGTAACCGGAATACGGTACAATGGTATCGAAAATGTACTTGCCTACACCGGCAATGAACATGATAGAGG TTACTGGGACTTAGTGTGGAACTTTCCAGGGAAAAAAGTTAAGAAGTCCAAAGGCACATTAGACCG GATTGAAGCAACAAAGATGGAAGTGATAACGCAGAGCGATGAAAAGATAGAGCTATCGTTTTCAAGGACATGGAATGCTTCTTCAACGACGGCTCTTCCTGTGAATATAGACAAGAG GTTTGTAGTGCTGCGAAACTCGTCCGGGTTCTACAGTTACGCCATCTTCGAGAGGCTAAAAGGGTGGCCTGCTGTTGAACTCGATAATATTCGATTAGTATTTAAGCTAAACCAGGACAA GTTTCATTACATGGCGATTTCAGATGAGAGGCAAGGGAACATGCCTGTACCAGAAGATCGGATTCCTCCTCGAGGTAAACCTCTTGCTTACCCCGAGGCCGTTCAACTTCTCGACCCTATCGAGCCTGAGTTTAAAGGAGAG GTGGATGACAAGTATGAATACTCAATGGAGAGTAAAGACATAAAAGTTCATGGATGGATAAGCACAAATGACTCGGTTGGTTTCTGGCAAATCACTCCGAGCAACGAGTTCAGGTCTGCTGGTCCTCTCAAACAGTTCCTAGGCTCCCATGTCGGTCCAACCAACCTCGCG GTTTTCCACAGCACTCACTATGTTGGAGCAGAACTAATCATGAGTTTTGAAGAAGGTGAAGTATGGAAGAAAGTGTTTGGACCTGTCTTTATTTATTTAAACTCTTTTCCTAAAGGAGTTGATCCTCTCTTGCTTTGGACTCAGGCCAAGAACCAG ACAAAGATTGAAGAAGAGAAATGGCCTTATAACTTCACAGCGTCAAGTGACTACCCTTCATCTGACCAAAGAGGATCTGTTACCGGTCGATTACTTGTCCGAGACCG ATACATAAGGAGTGAGGATATACCTGCGAATGGGTCCTACGTTGGTTTGGCTGCACCAGGAGATGTTGGCTCATGGCAAAGAGAATACAAA GGTTATCAGTTCTGGTCAAAGGCAGACGAGAAAGGATACTTTTCTATCAACAATGTGAGAACTGGTCGTTACAATCTCTATGCATTTGTTCCTGGATTCATCGGTGATTACCACAACCAGACGGTTTTCGACATCTCTCCAG GTACGAATATTAGCCTAGGCGACTTGGTGTATGAACCTCCAAGAGACGGTGTAACTCTATGGGAGATCGGTGTACCAGACCGAACCGCTGCAGAGTTCTACATTCCTGACCCTAACCCGACGTTTACTAACAAACTATACCTAAACCGTTCTGATAAATACAGACAATATGGATTATGGGAACGGTATGCCGAACTGTACCCCCATGAAGATATGGTTTACAATGTTGATGTTGATGATTACTCCAAAAACTGGTTCTACATGCAAGTTACAAG GAAGCAAGCTGATGGAGGATACAACGGTACTACATGGCAGATCAAGTTTCAACTCGACGATAAAATGAAAAATTTTACTGGAAATTTCAAACTGAGAATCGCTCTAGCCACTTCAAATGTAGCAGAACTGCAG GTTCGTGTGAACGATGTTTCTAAGGATCCTCCATTGTTTACTACAGGGGAAATAGGAAAAGATAATACGATTGCAAGACATGGTATACATGGACTCTATTGGGTATACAGTGTGAATGTTCCAGCTCCTTCTCTTCGCAATGGAAACAACACCATATACCTAACCCAACCACTTGCCATAAGCCCTTTTCAAGGACTCATGTATGACTATATTCGTCTCGAATGTCCTGATTCCATCAGTCATCTCACTTAG